Proteins from a genomic interval of Quercus lobata isolate SW786 unplaced genomic scaffold, ValleyOak3.0 Primary Assembly Scq3eQI_1864, whole genome shotgun sequence:
- the LOC115973493 gene encoding protein ANTAGONIST OF LIKE HETEROCHROMATIN PROTEIN 1-like isoform X1 — MAPHKKSKKSKRELKKLKKRKSISTVVPPVESKPTESDWWDTFWRKNSSSTPGSSVPSDEAEGFKHFFRVSKNTFEYICSLVREDLISRPPSGLINIEGRLLSVEKQVAIALRRLASGESQVSVGASFGVGQSTVSQVTWRFIEALEERAKHHLKWPDSNRMEEVKSKFEVSFGMPNCCGAIDATHIIMTLPAVQTSDDWCDPENNYSMLLQGIVDHEMRFLDIVTGWPGGMTVSRVLKCTGFSKLCEGGERLNGSVRTLLGGEDIREFIVGGVGYPLLPWLITPYDSNGLSASMSTFNALHEAARLLAVRAFSRVKGSWRILNKVMWRPDKRKLPSIILVCCLLHNIVIDCGDNLLPDVALSGHHDPGYGEQYCKQVDPLGRTMRDNLAKFFHQGKEKAVSK; from the exons ATGGCGCCGCATAAGAAATCGAAGAAGAGCAAAAGGGAGctgaaaaaattgaagaaacgCAAAAGTATAAGCACTGTGGTTCCTCCTGTTGAGTCCAAACCCACTGAGTCTGACTGGTGGGACACTTTCTGGCGCAAGAATTCTTCTTCAACCCcag GTAGTTCGGTACCCAGTGATGAAGCAGAAGGTTTCAAGCATTTCTTCAGGGTTTCAAAAAATACCTTTGAATATATCTGTTCTCTTGTAAGAGAAGATCTTATATCAAGGCCACCGTCAGGGCTTATCAACATCGAGGGAAGACTTCTTAGTGTTGAGAAACAGGTTGCAATCGCCTTGAGAAGGCTGGCCTCTGGTGAGTCCCAAGTCTCCGTGGGAGCTTCATTTGGGGTTGGCCAGTCCACAGTTTCTCAGGTGACTTGGAGATTCATTGAAGCACTAGAAGAACGTGCCAAACATCATCTCAAGTGGCCCGATTCCAATAGAATGGAGGAAGTCAAGTCcaaatttgaagtgtcttttgGGATGCCTAATTGTTGTGGAGCCATTGATGCAACACACATCATCATGACCCTTCCCGCTGTACAGACCTCTGATGATTGGTGTGATCCAGAGAATAACTACAGCATGCTATTGCAGGGAATTGTTGACCACGAAATGAGATTTCTTGATATTGTTACAGGTTGGCCTGGAGGCATGACAGTTTCCAGGGTATTGAAGTGTACTGGTTTTTCCAAACTCTGTGAGGGTGGAGAGCGTTTAAATGGAAGTGTAAGAACTTTACTTGGAGGAGAGGACATTAGGGAGTTTATAGTTGGTGGAGTTGGCTACCCTCTTCTTCCATGGCTCATAACCCCCTATGATAGTAATGGCCTCTCGGCTTCCATGTCCACGTTCAATGCCTTGCATGAGGCCGCAAGGTTGCTTGCAGTGAGGGCATTCTCACGGGTAAAGGGTAGTTGGagaatccttaacaaggttatGTGGAGGCCAGATAAGCGGAAACTGCCTAGCATTATCCTAGTATGTTGTTTACTACACAATATTGTGATTGACTGTGGAGATAATTTACTTCCAGATGTTGCTTTGTCTGGTCATCATGACCCTGGATATGGAGAACAGTACTGTAAGCAAGTTGATCCATTGGGGAGGACTATGAGAGACAACCTAGCCAAATTCTTCCATCAGGGCAAAGAAAAAGCTGTGTCAAAGTAA
- the LOC115973493 gene encoding protein ANTAGONIST OF LIKE HETEROCHROMATIN PROTEIN 1-like isoform X2 yields MSQKGMGSVLGTILEWILERSSVPSDEAEGFKHFFRVSKNTFEYICSLVREDLISRPPSGLINIEGRLLSVEKQVAIALRRLASGESQVSVGASFGVGQSTVSQVTWRFIEALEERAKHHLKWPDSNRMEEVKSKFEVSFGMPNCCGAIDATHIIMTLPAVQTSDDWCDPENNYSMLLQGIVDHEMRFLDIVTGWPGGMTVSRVLKCTGFSKLCEGGERLNGSVRTLLGGEDIREFIVGGVGYPLLPWLITPYDSNGLSASMSTFNALHEAARLLAVRAFSRVKGSWRILNKVMWRPDKRKLPSIILVCCLLHNIVIDCGDNLLPDVALSGHHDPGYGEQYCKQVDPLGRTMRDNLAKFFHQGKEKAVSK; encoded by the exons ATGTCTCAGAAAGGAATGGGTAGCGTTTTAGGCACAATCCTAGAGTGGATTCTGGAGC GTAGTTCGGTACCCAGTGATGAAGCAGAAGGTTTCAAGCATTTCTTCAGGGTTTCAAAAAATACCTTTGAATATATCTGTTCTCTTGTAAGAGAAGATCTTATATCAAGGCCACCGTCAGGGCTTATCAACATCGAGGGAAGACTTCTTAGTGTTGAGAAACAGGTTGCAATCGCCTTGAGAAGGCTGGCCTCTGGTGAGTCCCAAGTCTCCGTGGGAGCTTCATTTGGGGTTGGCCAGTCCACAGTTTCTCAGGTGACTTGGAGATTCATTGAAGCACTAGAAGAACGTGCCAAACATCATCTCAAGTGGCCCGATTCCAATAGAATGGAGGAAGTCAAGTCcaaatttgaagtgtcttttgGGATGCCTAATTGTTGTGGAGCCATTGATGCAACACACATCATCATGACCCTTCCCGCTGTACAGACCTCTGATGATTGGTGTGATCCAGAGAATAACTACAGCATGCTATTGCAGGGAATTGTTGACCACGAAATGAGATTTCTTGATATTGTTACAGGTTGGCCTGGAGGCATGACAGTTTCCAGGGTATTGAAGTGTACTGGTTTTTCCAAACTCTGTGAGGGTGGAGAGCGTTTAAATGGAAGTGTAAGAACTTTACTTGGAGGAGAGGACATTAGGGAGTTTATAGTTGGTGGAGTTGGCTACCCTCTTCTTCCATGGCTCATAACCCCCTATGATAGTAATGGCCTCTCGGCTTCCATGTCCACGTTCAATGCCTTGCATGAGGCCGCAAGGTTGCTTGCAGTGAGGGCATTCTCACGGGTAAAGGGTAGTTGGagaatccttaacaaggttatGTGGAGGCCAGATAAGCGGAAACTGCCTAGCATTATCCTAGTATGTTGTTTACTACACAATATTGTGATTGACTGTGGAGATAATTTACTTCCAGATGTTGCTTTGTCTGGTCATCATGACCCTGGATATGGAGAACAGTACTGTAAGCAAGTTGATCCATTGGGGAGGACTATGAGAGACAACCTAGCCAAATTCTTCCATCAGGGCAAAGAAAAAGCTGTGTCAAAGTAA